Part of the Niallia alba genome is shown below.
TTTCCACTATCTTCAAAAAGCAAAGCTGATAAAAAGCTTGTCCAAAAGGGGTTTACTCTATTGGACAAGCTTTTTTATTTTTGGTTAAAACACAATCTTCTGTTTTCTACTTCCTATATAGATTGTTTCCCCATACCATTTCATACAAGCTTCATAATCTATATGGAAAGGGGAATGAATAATGCAAAAGAAAAGAAGCAAAAAAAATACAATTAAAATTTGCCTGCCTGGTGGTTATCGCTATTGTGGACCAGGATGCAGTGGACCTGGTGCTCCAATAAACTATGTTGATTCCTGCTGCCACAGACATGATCAATGTGTAGAAGCGTACGGATCTTGTCGCTATTGTGATGAAAGATTACTACGCTGTGTTCAATCAAAGATAAGGGAACGTAATCAAGAAGGAAAGACCGCCAGATTAATTAATGACTTTATGCGATTTCGACTTGAAATTAATGGTGGATGGAGACGCAATCGATAATAACTTTCTGTGAACCCTAATATACTTAAGATAGTGTATCTCCAAATAAAGGAGGCAGGAAATGAACTCATTCTATTTTACGGAAGAATCTAAAGAAAAGCGGGAGCAAAGAGTAACATTAAGAACGCTTTTCTTTGGCGGGTTACTTGTTGTTTCCAGTTTGTATGTAACAATCCCTTTATTAAACGCTTTAATGGCTACATACAAAATCCAACCTCTTCACAGTGGTTGGAGCAGCAGTATATTTTCTTTTTGCTATGCGGTAGGATTAATTTTCTTTGGATTGCTGTCAGTCAAAGTGCAGCGATATCATCTTTTTTTAGTATGCTTTATCGGAATGACTTTCATTACACCATTCATTTCTCTATCTCCTAATTATGTACTTTTTCTTATTTTTAGAGGAATACAAGGCTTTATCGCTGCTTCTTTTGCTCCTAACGCACTCGGATTTGCTTTGGAGTGGTTTCCAGTTGAAAAAAAGGTGCTTGCTATAGCATGGATCAATACCGGATTCTTGCTTGCTGGAATCATTGGGCCATTTATTAGTAGTTCCGTTCTTAACTTATGGAATTGGCAAGCAGTATTTATTGTTTTTGGAATTCTCTATTTCCTCATGCTGATTTTTATTTTTTATCATTTGCCAAAGACCAGCAATCATCAAATACAAGTGGAAAACCAAAATATTATTTTACAAATGAAAGAACTACTCGCGAAAAAGCACATTTACCTCTGCTATTGGATAACAGCAACATTACTGTTTTCCTATGTTTCCTTCTCTACATTCATCGATCCCTTTCTTAAAGAACAGGCATTTACGCCAACAACAATTTTCAATCTAAAATTAGTTGGAATGATCGGCGTCTTTTTTACACTCGCATCTAATTTTTTGATCAAACTTTATGGTAAGCAACTCGTTTTGCGATCAGGCCTATTAATTGCCATTTTCTCTATTTGCATCTTAGCCTTTTTAGGTTCTAAGTGGTTAATCGGCATCGCGATTATTTTATTTATCGGAGGAATCTCTGTGTCCATTCCTGCGAATATAGCGCTTATCCAAGAATGGGGAGGTAAACACAAGAACTTAGCTATTACCTGCTATACCGTTATTTTATTTATAGGGGCTTCCATTGCCCCCGTATTTTCCATTTACTTAATAGAAAAGGTTACAATAAGTGTTGGAATGATCGTGCTAAGTGCAATCCTTTTAAGTTCATTTACTAGTTCTTTATTTATCCGTCCAAGAACTTCTTCCAAACAATTAAAAAAGAGAGATAAAATCTAGGCTGCTTTTCGTAAAGTTTGTTGTGATCTTGTGTTGATCAACTAATAAAGAGAAGCATCAAGTAAGTAAATACCTGTTGCTTCTCTTTATAAAAAACATCTTACTTTCCGAAGACTCGTTAGTAAGATGTTACTTTATTTAATGTTTCCATAATACATCTGTTAGGTTACTGTTAAACAAATTAGTATCTATATTGCATGTTTCATCATTAATACCGTATTGCCAGCCGTAAGCAAGGGAACCCTCTGGTGCGTCTACATTATACTCTGGTGCTTCTTCTTCTGTTGTAATCCCAATGTTTGGTGAAGCAGACCATAAATACGTGTTCTCTTTTATTTCTCCTTTATTTTCAGCGGCCTTATTAAAAGCATTTGTAAGCGCCTCTCCTGAATCAAAAATACCATAAATAGCAGGTTCATAGGCTGACTTGCTTACCTTGTCATACCAACCTTCAATAAAGGCAGCATCAACAGGATAATTTGGCTCAATATCCGCAAAAATAGCGACTCCATCTGGAGCACCAAGTTCTTGTGCTAATTCGACCGCTTTTTTCGCTTCATTTACCCCATTATCAAAGCCTGTTGCATCGGTAAAACCATTATAAATAAGCAAGATATCCGCTTCATTAGAATGAATTAAATCAACTTGTTCCGATGTTAATCCATGTGATACCCCTTCATTTGTTCCTAAATAGCGCGCAACGACTTTCGGATCACCGAAATTAT
Proteins encoded:
- a CDS encoding MFS transporter produces the protein MNSFYFTEESKEKREQRVTLRTLFFGGLLVVSSLYVTIPLLNALMATYKIQPLHSGWSSSIFSFCYAVGLIFFGLLSVKVQRYHLFLVCFIGMTFITPFISLSPNYVLFLIFRGIQGFIAASFAPNALGFALEWFPVEKKVLAIAWINTGFLLAGIIGPFISSSVLNLWNWQAVFIVFGILYFLMLIFIFYHLPKTSNHQIQVENQNIILQMKELLAKKHIYLCYWITATLLFSYVSFSTFIDPFLKEQAFTPTTIFNLKLVGMIGVFFTLASNFLIKLYGKQLVLRSGLLIAIFSICILAFLGSKWLIGIAIILFIGGISVSIPANIALIQEWGGKHKNLAITCYTVILFIGASIAPVFSIYLIEKVTISVGMIVLSAILLSSFTSSLFIRPRTSSKQLKKRDKI